In the genome of Lentimicrobiaceae bacterium, the window TGCAAAAGTAAGCTATTTTTTTCTTATGGCAAATTATTTTCAACATTTATTTTTTATTTGTAGTAAATTCATAATCGTAAATAAAGTTTAAAACATTCTAAAATGCACTATTGAAACATTTTTATAAACTGGTAAATTCTAAGCTTAAATTATAAAAACTATTAAATACAAAATAAAAATGAAGCTGTTTTACTTTTTGTTAAGCGTAAATTTTACCTTTGCAGGAATTATCAAATTTAAATAGTATTATGAACAAACTAACAACATTATTTTTAACAATAGTTATGGCTATTCCTTTAATGAGTAGTGGCAGCACTAATAGAATAAATTTTATAGAGTACGACCTGCCAAACGGTTTACACGTAATTTTACATCAAGATAACAGCACTCCAATAGTGAATGTTTCTATTTTGTACCATGTTGGTTCTAAAAACGAAATAGAAGGCAGAAGCGGCTTTGCCCACTTTTTCGAACACCTAATGTTTGAAGGTTCCGAAAATATTGCTCGTGGCGATTATTTTAAAATAACCATGAATGCCGGCGGCGAGCTAAACGCTTACACTTCGCAAGACAAGACTTATTATTACGAAATATTACCTTCAAATCAGTTGGAACTTGGTTTGTGGTTGGAATCGGAACGCTTGTTACACTTGCGTATAGATACCATTGGACTTGAAACTCAAAGAGCTGTTGTAAAAGAAGAAAGAAGTCAAAGATATGACAATCAGCCTTACGGTTCAATCTTGGAAAAAACTATGGCTAACGCATACACAGTTCACCCGTACCGTTGGACTACCATTGGCAATCCCGTTGATATTAACGAAGCTACACTTGACGAATTTATTGATTTTCACAGCATGTACTACGTGCCAAATAACGCTACTCTCACTATAGCAGGCGATATAGATATTGAAGAGACAAAAAAATTAATCGAAAAGTATTTCGGCGATATTCCGCGAGGCACTAAACCTATATATCGCCCAAATGTTGTTGAACCCCAGCAAACAGCCGAAGTTAGAGAAATTGTTTACGATAATATTCAGTTGCCGGCTGTTGTAATGTCGTATCATATTCCGGAGCAAGGTTCCGAAGATTTTTACGCTTTGTCAATGCTGACAACACTTTTGTCGTCGGGTCAAAGTTCAAGATTTAATAAATCTATAGTCAACGACCAACAACTTGCACTGCAATGTGTTTCCTTCCCTATGCCTACCGAAGACCCGGGATTGTACATGATATTAGGAATCGTTAATATGGGCGTTGAGCCTGATGTTTTGGAAAAAGCTATAGAAGCCGAAATTGAAAAGGTACAAAAGGATATTGTATCCGATAGAGAATTTACCAAATTAAGAAACAAAATTGAAAACGATTTTGTTACCCGCAACTCTACTATGGAAGGAATTGCCGAAAATTTGAGCAATTACCACGTATTCTTTGGCGATGCTAATTTAATTAATACTGAGTTGGATAGATACATGAAAGTTACTCCCGAAGATATGAAGAGAGTTGCTAATAAGTACTTAATACCTGAAAACAGAGTAGTACTTACTTATCTTCCTAAACAAAGCAAAAAAGAAGAATAAATATCAAATCACAACAATAACAAGTAATTATAATGAAAAAGCAAATTTATATATCAATTTTAGGTCTGATAATTATGACATTATCTTATCAAAACATTTTTTCACAAAACACAAGTCTTGACAGAAGTGTGATGCCTACTCCGTCGACTGCAAAGAAAATAGAATTGGCTGAACCTAAAACTTTCACTCTTGATAACGGCTTACAGGTTTTTGTCATCGAAAATCACAAAATTCCCCAAATCACTTATTCGCTAATATTAGACTACAACTCACCTATTGAAGGAGACAAAGCCGGTTTGTCAACTATTTACGGCGACATGCTTCGTACAGGCACTAAAAGCAGAACAAAAGACCAAATAGACGAAGAACTTGATATGATTGGTTCACGACTTAGTACAAGTCAGTCGTCGATTTACGCTTCTTGCTTGACCAAACATAATGATAAACTGTTGGATATAATGACGGATATTATTATCAATCCTAATTTCATTCAACCCGAATTAGACAAACTAAAAGTCCAACATAAATCGTATTTGCAAACACAGAAAGACGAACCTGCTTCTATTTTACGATTGGTTAGCAACAAGGTTGTATACGGCGAAAACTATCCTTACGGTGAAAACACTACCGAAGCAAGTATTGACAATATTAACGTGGAAGATGTAGATGCTTATCATAAAACCTATTGTCGCCCTAATATTTCGTATTTGGCAGTTGTTGGCGATGTTGTTTTTGACGAAATTAGACCAATTATTGAGAAACACTTTGCAGGTTGGACCTCGGCTAAAGTTCCGGAAAACAATTACGATATTCCAAAAGCTCCTGCAACAACACAAGTTGTGATGGTAAACCGTAACAATGCTGTACAATCTAACATAGGTGTTTGCTATCCTGTTGAGCTAAAACCTAATTCTCCCGATGCAATAGCTGCTGACATAACCAATACAATATTAGGTGGTGGTACTTTCAGACTATTTAATAATTTGCGTGAAAAACACGGTTGGACTTACGGTGCGTACTCAAGTCTTAGAGCCAGAAAAACAATAGGTTTATTCAATGCTACAACTCAGGTTAGAAACATGGTTACAGACAGCGCGGTAAATGAAATTGTTTACGAAATGAACAGAATTAAAACCGAACTTGTACCCGATGATGAGCTTAACTTGGTTAAAAATTATTTAATGGGTTCGTTCGGAAGATCGCTTGAAAATCCTAGGACAGTTGCAAATATGGCTGTCAACACAATACGCTACGATTTACCAAAAGATTATTATAGCACTTATCTGCAACGCATTGAAGAAATTGATGCCAACGATGTAATGAAAGCTGCAAACAAATATATAAAACCCGAAAACGCTTACATTGTTGTTGTTGGTAGCGCCGATGAAAACGCTGAAAAATTAAGCAGATTTTCAAAATCTCCTATAAAATATTACAACTCCGAAGGCGAACCTATTGATACTTACAAAGTTACTTTAGAGCCAGTTGCTGAAGGCATTACTGTTCAAACTGTTTTTGATAATTACATAGACAAAATCGGCGGTGCCAAAAAAATTAAAAAAGTCAAGACTTTTGTAAGAAAAGCCGAAGTTACTGTACAAGGCATGACTATGAACGTTGATACATACATTAAAACTCCTGAAATGTTTTTCATGCAGATGTCTTTACAAGGAATGGTAGCTTCAAAAATGATATACAACAATGGTAAGGGCGTTAATATTATCCCTATGCAGGGAGATACAAAAATTCCGGTTGAACAAGATAAAATCGATGGATACAGACTTTCGTCGTTTATTTTCCTTGAAGCTGATTATAAGAAAACCGACTACTCGTTCAACCTGCTTGGTGTAGAAACTTTGAAAGATAATTCTAAAGCTTATAAAATTGAAGTTAGAAACAACGAAAAGGTAATTGAAACTCTGTATTACGACGTAGCAACAGGACTAAAAACCATGGAATCAACTACTGACGGCGATGTTTTCTACTCCGACTATAAAGAAGTTGACGGAATTATGTTTCCGCACACTATTTCGCAAAAAGTTCAAGGTATGGACTTGAACATATCAACAAAAGAAATAATTATTAATCAGAAAATTAATAATTCGCTTTTTGAAATTGAATAATATTTTACAAAACTAAAACAAAAGAAAACGGACTTTAAAAAAGTCCGTTTTTTTATTCTAAAATTTTAAATAAAAATCTTTGTACCGCTTGCACGCTTTTGCAAAGCGAGCGAAATATGCAAATTAACAAACTACAGTGTTACTGTAATTTCTTCGTTATCACGTTTTACTATAATTTCGTTACCTGTGGGTTTTAAAATGGTTTTCACATAATTTTTAGTATCACAATTTGGAAAATCGCTTTCCTTGTAGTTGTTGATTTTCATAATTTTATCACCAGGTTTCAGTCCGGCTTTTTCAGCTTTACTGTCTTTGTATATGTGCGCGATTATAGCACCTTCATCAATTGAGCTATTTACACCAAACCCTAAGATTTTGTCGTAAGTATCGGTATTTTGGACTTTACTAATTTGTTGTATATATAAATTTTTGTCTTTATAATCGATAAGCATATTAAAGTGCTTGAAAACTTCCATACCTAAGCTGTTTACTATCATTTTCTCGAAAGAAACTACATTAACAGAGTCAATTTTGTAATTACCATTTAAATTAATATCACATTTAGCGTTATATACAGTGTCAATAAGAGCTCCTGTAGCCGTTTTAGCCACATATCCATAGTAATTTCTTTCGTTATAAACAGCTTTGTCTTTTTTAAGAGCATTGTACGTTTTATCAGTTATTATAGCTCCACCGTTGTTACCCGTATCGAAATAAAAATCTGTAGGAACACCATTTATATCAACAGGTATAACAATATGGTTAGAGACTTTATTAAATTTTGATTCAAGTTTAACCCAATTGTCTAAATCTGGCAAGCTATCTAAAACAGCAATCGTGCTGTCAGCCATATTTATATTTAAAATTTTATTATTGTCCGAAAATGTGCTAGAACCAATAATTCCCATAGGATCACATTCGAAATTAAAACTTTTATTATTAATACATAAAACAATGCTATTTTTAATTTTCAATAAATTAGATTCAAGTGTTTCTAATATATACATAATATTTTTATTTTTAACACCTTCGGCACCAACATGACTTCCAAATGATTTTAATTTTTCGCAATTAGAAATATGTTCTGTTGTTTCATCATCAGTGAAAAGTATAATTGACGAAGCACCCGAATCAAATATAAAATCTCTATTTATTTTACCGTCAATGGTTGTGTTAATCAGAATTTTGTTGTCAATGAACTCAAATTTTTGTTTTCCTTCACTGTAGCTTATTTTTTCATTCTGAATCGCCTTCCCAAGATTTATTATTCTACAACTCATGCAACTGCCGAATACAATACATGAAAGGACAATAAAAGCTACTATCTTAATCAATGGTTTATACTTTTTGTGTTTCATAAGGTTGTTATTTTTATTTATTAATTCTATTTATTTCGGAAATTAACTTTTCGTATGGTTGTTAAATGATTATACTCCTACGTGTTGCAAAGTTAATGGAATATCGTTATTTTGCAAATTATTTCAGATTGTTTTTTAATTACGTGATTATGTAACAACTGAAAAATTAAGGTGTAGCACAAACCTCTTAACATCAGCCTATAGCCAAAAGCTAACGGCTAATTGCTATTTATTCATTGTTAATCGAAAATTGCATGGCAACACGCAACACGTCCCGAAACTTCGGGACACCGTCAACTTCAAGGTTTTATCGGACTATAATGAGTTTTTATTCTAAAATTTTAAATAAAAATCTTTACAAATCTCCTTATATCTGTCTGTGTAAGAATTATCGTTACTATTATATATTTCGATGATTTCAGTTATAACCTCCGCAACTTCAAAATTAACAAACTCCATCATTATTCTGTGTGGTTGATGTTTTGCCGAACTTTTTACAATTGCCTCTCGACTACAATAAAAATTATTTTCAATGCCAATATCGACAATTTTTTCTCGCAAATCAAAAG includes:
- a CDS encoding pitrilysin family protein, which codes for MNKLTTLFLTIVMAIPLMSSGSTNRINFIEYDLPNGLHVILHQDNSTPIVNVSILYHVGSKNEIEGRSGFAHFFEHLMFEGSENIARGDYFKITMNAGGELNAYTSQDKTYYYEILPSNQLELGLWLESERLLHLRIDTIGLETQRAVVKEERSQRYDNQPYGSILEKTMANAYTVHPYRWTTIGNPVDINEATLDEFIDFHSMYYVPNNATLTIAGDIDIEETKKLIEKYFGDIPRGTKPIYRPNVVEPQQTAEVREIVYDNIQLPAVVMSYHIPEQGSEDFYALSMLTTLLSSGQSSRFNKSIVNDQQLALQCVSFPMPTEDPGLYMILGIVNMGVEPDVLEKAIEAEIEKVQKDIVSDREFTKLRNKIENDFVTRNSTMEGIAENLSNYHVFFGDANLINTELDRYMKVTPEDMKRVANKYLIPENRVVLTYLPKQSKKEE
- a CDS encoding pitrilysin family protein — its product is MKKQIYISILGLIIMTLSYQNIFSQNTSLDRSVMPTPSTAKKIELAEPKTFTLDNGLQVFVIENHKIPQITYSLILDYNSPIEGDKAGLSTIYGDMLRTGTKSRTKDQIDEELDMIGSRLSTSQSSIYASCLTKHNDKLLDIMTDIIINPNFIQPELDKLKVQHKSYLQTQKDEPASILRLVSNKVVYGENYPYGENTTEASIDNINVEDVDAYHKTYCRPNISYLAVVGDVVFDEIRPIIEKHFAGWTSAKVPENNYDIPKAPATTQVVMVNRNNAVQSNIGVCYPVELKPNSPDAIAADITNTILGGGTFRLFNNLREKHGWTYGAYSSLRARKTIGLFNATTQVRNMVTDSAVNEIVYEMNRIKTELVPDDELNLVKNYLMGSFGRSLENPRTVANMAVNTIRYDLPKDYYSTYLQRIEEIDANDVMKAANKYIKPENAYIVVVGSADENAEKLSRFSKSPIKYYNSEGEPIDTYKVTLEPVAEGITVQTVFDNYIDKIGGAKKIKKVKTFVRKAEVTVQGMTMNVDTYIKTPEMFFMQMSLQGMVASKMIYNNGKGVNIIPMQGDTKIPVEQDKIDGYRLSSFIFLEADYKKTDYSFNLLGVETLKDNSKAYKIEVRNNEKVIETLYYDVATGLKTMESTTDGDVFYSDYKEVDGIMFPHTISQKVQGMDLNISTKEIIINQKINNSLFEIE
- a CDS encoding PDZ domain-containing protein; amino-acid sequence: MKHKKYKPLIKIVAFIVLSCIVFGSCMSCRIINLGKAIQNEKISYSEGKQKFEFIDNKILINTTIDGKINRDFIFDSGASSIILFTDDETTEHISNCEKLKSFGSHVGAEGVKNKNIMYILETLESNLLKIKNSIVLCINNKSFNFECDPMGIIGSSTFSDNNKILNINMADSTIAVLDSLPDLDNWVKLESKFNKVSNHIVIPVDINGVPTDFYFDTGNNGGAIITDKTYNALKKDKAVYNERNYYGYVAKTATGALIDTVYNAKCDINLNGNYKIDSVNVVSFEKMIVNSLGMEVFKHFNMLIDYKDKNLYIQQISKVQNTDTYDKILGFGVNSSIDEGAIIAHIYKDSKAEKAGLKPGDKIMKINNYKESDFPNCDTKNYVKTILKPTGNEIIVKRDNEEITVTL